Within Citromicrobium bathyomarinum, the genomic segment CTGGCACTCATGCAGCCCGTCGCTGCCGAGACGCCACTGCAGGAACCGGCGGACGTGGTGGGCGAGGAGGCGTATAGCGCCGAAACGCTTGGCATCATCGATACTATCGACCCGGCAGACCCCGACACTGCTATTGCAGCTCTGGAAGCGCTGGGGGAAGCAGGCGATGCCTCCGCGGTGGAGGCATTGGGCGAACTGTTCGGCGCGGGCGCGCGGGGTATTCGTCGCAACCCCGCACGGGCGTGTGATTATTTCGAACAGGTTCCCGCAGAGCGAGCCGATGCGCAGCACAATATCGCAACCTGTTATTACGACGGTGTGGGTCGCCCGCGGGATCATGCCAAGGCGCGGGTCCATTACGCGCGCGCGATTGCAGCCGGCTTCACGCAGTCGCAATGCGCGCTGGGAAACATGCTGATCAAGGGCGAGGGGGGCGCGCCGGACGTCGAGCGCGGACTGGCGCTGTGCAGGCAGGCTGCCACTGCAGGAAACGCCCATGCGCAGACCGATCTGGGCGGCTATCTGCTCATGGGCCAATATACCAAGCGCGATCCGGTTGCCGCGCGATACTGCCTCGAGAAGGCGGGCGCGCAAGATCAGGCCAACGCCAGTTATCTGCTGGGCCAGATTTATCAAAAGGGCGATGGCGTCGACCGTGATCTCGCCAAAGCGCAATCATGGTTCGAGCGCGCCCATGCCCATGGCCGCGCGGACGCGGCATTCCGGGTTTTTCAAACGCTCTTCCAGCGCGGCTACGTTAGCGACGGGGAACGGGCGAGCGTCGACCCTGGATTGCTGCAAGACGCCATCGAATGGGCGCGAATCGCAGCAGAAACTGATCCCGATGCTGAGAACCGCACCCTTGCGCGAGAGGCCCCGGACGCAATTAAGCGTATGCTGGCGGCCGTGAAGGCAGCCGATTGACGAGCGTAAGATGCGCGCGGCCGCTAGCGGCCAGCTGCGTCAGTCGCCCTCGCCGGGTTCCGGGTTGAAGAACTTTTCGAACTTGCCCTCTTCGCCCTTGTGCTCGTCGGCGTCCTCCGGCGGGTCCTTCTTCTGGGTGATGTTGGGCCACTCGTTCGAGAACTTGGTGTTGAGCTCCAGCCATTTCTCGAGGTTATCCTCGGTATCGGGCAGAATCGCTTCGGCCGGGCACTCGGGCTCGCACACACCGCAATCGATGCATTCGCTGGGGTTGAT encodes:
- a CDS encoding tetratricopeptide repeat protein, whose product is MFTLALALMQPVAAETPLQEPADVVGEEAYSAETLGIIDTIDPADPDTAIAALEALGEAGDASAVEALGELFGAGARGIRRNPARACDYFEQVPAERADAQHNIATCYYDGVGRPRDHAKARVHYARAIAAGFTQSQCALGNMLIKGEGGAPDVERGLALCRQAATAGNAHAQTDLGGYLLMGQYTKRDPVAARYCLEKAGAQDQANASYLLGQIYQKGDGVDRDLAKAQSWFERAHAHGRADAAFRVFQTLFQRGYVSDGERASVDPGLLQDAIEWARIAAETDPDAENRTLAREAPDAIKRMLAAVKAAD
- the fdxA gene encoding ferredoxin FdxA; translated protein: MTYVVTDACIKCKYTDCVEVCPVDCFYEGENMLVINPSECIDCGVCEPECPAEAILPDTEDNLEKWLELNTKFSNEWPNITQKKDPPEDADEHKGEEGKFEKFFNPEPGEGD